In Erigeron canadensis isolate Cc75 chromosome 6, C_canadensis_v1, whole genome shotgun sequence, the following are encoded in one genomic region:
- the LOC122604747 gene encoding ABC transporter B family member 15-like, translating to MTTSLFSNTFIYLFVLFPLYLQLLMLINMSNQSTETNQKVSNGSFSSLFMHADCADMLLMVLGLVGAIGEGIGMPALLFFTHNIMNSIGDTSSFSTNDVYIDKINKNAVNLCYVAIAKFVACFFEGYCWSRTAERQASRLRSTYLKAVLRQEVAYFDLNVTSTTDVITSISSDSLIIQEVLSEKVPTFVMNVTTFIGAIVVVFILLWRLAIVGLPFILLLVIPGLIYGKVLMSLSRKIREEYNKADAVAEQAISSVRTVYSFVGESKTIRDYSAALQGTVKLGLKQGLAKGLVMGSNGVVYVVWAFLCWYGSRLVMYHGARGGTVWSIGAGIATGGLSFGSALTTVKYLSDAMAASERISEMIKRVPDIDSDSTEGLILQKVSGEVQFKNVKFAYPSRPESVVFDNFNLKVPAGMTVALVGGSGFGKSTVIALLQRFYDPQGGEICLDGVRIDKLQLKWLRSQMGLVSQEPTLFATTVKENILFGKEDATMEEVIKAAKISNAHSFISQLPQAYNTQVGERGVQMSGGQKQRIAIARAIIKSPRILLLDEATSALDSESERVVQEALDRVAIGRTTIVIAHRLSTITNANLIMVVQNGQVVESGSHNDLIQLEKGLYTSLIRLQQTKQNIEPLNLTPQKPPLISSTFDVHNTISHRQSVSRSSSATSANIGGGENITLQKDKQFAAPSFMRLLATNLSEWKHALFGSVGAVLSGAVQPVFSFSMGSMISVYFLADHDEIRTKTMMYTLCIAGLGAFSILISIIQHYNFAAMGEYLTKRVREKMLSNILTFEIGWFDRDENSSGTICSRLATDANLVRSLVGDRCSLLIQTFSAMTVACTMGLVIAWRFALVLIAVQPLIIICFYCRRVLLKSMTQKAMKSHDESSKLAAEAVSNLRTITSFSSQTRILKMLKETQKAPMRESIRQAWYAGLGLGFSQSLMGCTWALGYWYGGKLTSDGHLEAKAFFQTFMILASTGRVIAEAGTMTNDLAKGSDAVQSVFAVLDRYTMVDPEDPAGTKPDIVTGHVEICDVEFAYPARPDIRIFNGFSINIEVGKSTALVGQSGSGKSTIIGLIERFYDPIRGVVKVDGRDIRLYHLRTLRKFIALVSQEPTLFAGSIRENIIYGAPEEVSESEIVEAAKAANAHDFITVLKDGFDTWCGERGVQLSGGQKQRIAIARAILKNPTILLLDEATSALDSQSEKLVQDALERMMVGRTSVVVAHRLSTIQSCDTIAVLEKGKVSEIGNHGSLLAKGPTGTYYSLVNLQKPDFTNYSIDY from the exons atgacaacatCACTATTTTCCAACACCTTCATTTATCT ATTTGTACTGTTTCCTTTGTATCTCCAACTTCTTATGTTAATTAACATGAGTAACCAAAGCACAGAAACAAACCAGAAGGTCAGTAATGGATCATTCAGCTCACTTTTCATGCATGCGGACTGTGCTGACATGCTTCTGATGGTTCTTGGACTAGTTGGTGCCATTGGCGAAGGAATTGGGATGCCGGCATTGTTATTTTTCACCCACAACATCATGAATAGCATTGGAGACACATCGTCCTTTTCCACAAATGATGTCTACATTGACAAAATCAATAAG AATGCTGTAAATCTTTGTTACGTGGCAATTGCAAAATTTGTTGCTTGTTTTTTTG AGGGGTATTGCTGGTCAAGAACAGCAGAGAGACAAGCATCAAGACTGAGGTCAACTTATTTAAAAGCAGTTTTAAGGCAAGAAGTAGCGTATTTTGACCTTAATGTTACAAGCACAACCGATGTTATAACTAGTATTTCAAGTGATAGTCTCATCATTCAAGAAGTCTTAAGCGAAAAG GTACCGACATTTGTCATGAACGTAACAACTTTCATTGGGGCGATTGTAGTTGTTTTCATATTGTTATGGAGGCTAGCAATTGTTGGACTtccatttattttacttttagttATACCTGGTCTGATATACGGAAAGGTTTTGATGAGCTTATCAAGAAAGATCAGAGAAGAGTATAATAAGGCCGACGCAGTGGCAGAGCAGGCGATTTCTTCAGTAAGGACGGTTTATTCTTTTGTCGGTGAAAGTAAGACCATCAGAGACTACTCTGCTGCTCTGCAGGGGACAGTCAAGCTAGGTTTAAAGCAGGGCTTGGCTAAAGGACTTGTAATGGGTAGTAATGGGGTTGTGTATGTTGTCTGGGCTTTCTTATGTTGGTACGGTAGTAGATTGGTGATGTACCATGGAGCCAGAGGCGGCACAGTTTGGTCTATTGGAGCTGGAATAGCCACTGGTGGACT GTCATTCGGGTCTGCATTAACCACTGTGAAGTACTTATCAGATGCAATGGCTGCTAGCGAGCGTATAAGTGAAATGATCAAAAGAGTTCCAGATATCGATTCAGACAGCACGGAAGGACTGATATTACAGAAAGTATCCGGTGAAGTCCAATTCAAAAATGTGAAGTTTGCCTACCCGTCAAGGCCAGAATCGGTGGTATTTGATAACTTTAACTTAAAAGTTCCAGCGGGGATGACCGTTGCGTTGGTAGGTGGGAGTGGGTTTGGCAAATCAACAGTGATTGCGTTGCTGCAAAGGTTTTATGATCCTCAAGGAGGAGAGATCTGTCTAGACGGAGTGAGAATTGATAAGCTTCAGCTAAAATGGTTAAGATCACAGATGGGTTTGGTGAGTCAAGAACCTACTCTATTCGCAACCACCGTAAAGGAGAACATACTTTTTGGCAAGGAAGATGCAACTATGGAAGAAGTTATTAAAGCTGCAAAAATTTCAAATGCTCATAGCTTCATCTCTCAGTTGCCCCAGGCTTATAACACACAG GTTGGCGAAAGAGGAGTTCAAATGTCGGGTGGGCAAAAGCAAAGAATTGCAATTGCCCGTGCAATAATCAAATCGCCTCGCATCCTTCTCTTGGACGAGGCAACAAGTGCACTCGACTCAGAATCAGAACGAGTTGTTCAAGAAGCACTTGATCGTGTGGCCATTGGCCGAACTACCATCGTCATAGCTCACCGCCTTTCCACAATTACAAATGCAAATTTGATAATGGTAGTCCAGAATGGACAAGTTGTCGAGTCTGGCTCCCATAATGACCTTATTCAGCTAGAAAAAGGGCTTTACACATCACTCATTCGCCTTCAACAAACCAAGCAAAATATTGAACCCCTCAATCTAACCCCACAAAAACCTCCACTGATCTCTTCAACATTTGATGTCCACAACACAATCAGCCATCGGCAGTCAGTAAGTCGGTCGAGCTCTGCAACATCAGCAAACATCGGTGGAGGGGAAAACATTACCTTACAGAAAGACAAACAATTTGCAGCGCCATCCTTTATGAGGCTTTTAGCAACAAACCTTTCGGAATGGAAGCATGCACTATTTGGGAGTGTGGGAGCAGTTCTATCTGGTGCAGTTCAACCAGTATTTTCTTTCTCAATGGGATCGATGATATCAGTCTATTTCTTGGCAGATCATGATGAAATAAGGACGAAAACAATGATGTATACGCTGTGTATCGCAGGACTGGGAGCTTTCTCAATTTTAATTAGCATCATTCAGCATTACAATTTTGCGGCCATGGGTGAGTACTTGACAAAGAGGGTCCGAGAAAAGATGTTGTCGAACATACTCACCTTTGAAATTGGGTGGTTTGATAGGGATGAAAATTCAAGCGGAACCATCTGTTCAAGGCTAGCTACTGATGCCAATTTG GTACGATCTTTGGTGGGTGATCGATgctctcttctaattcaaacaTTCTCTGCAATGACCGTTGCCTGCACGATGGGGTTGGTGATTGCGTGGAGATTTGCATTGGTTCTGATAGCGGTTCAGCCACTTATAATCATATGCTTTTATTGCAGACGCGTTCTGTTAAAGAGCATGACACAAAAGGCCATGAAATCACATGATGAAAGCAGCAAGCTCGCCGCAGAAGCTGTTTCAAATCTGCGGACTATCACTTCCTTTTCATCTCAGACACGAATCCTGAAAATGCTTAAAGAGACCCAAAAGGCGCCAATGCGTGAAAGCATTAGACAAGCTTGGTATGCTGGATTGGGACTTGGGTTTTCTCAAAGTCTTATGGGTTGTACTTGGGCTCTAGGATATTGGTATGGTGGGAAACTGACAAGTGACGGCCATCTCGAGGCAAAAGCATTTTTCCAGACATTTATGATTTTAGCAAGCACAGGAAGAGTAATCGCGGAAGCTGGAACAATGACAAACGATCTGGCTAAAGGGTCTGATGCTGTGCAGTCAGTGTTTGCAGTACTCGACCGGTACACCATGGTAGATCCCGAGGATCCTGCTGGTACGAAGCCCGACATTGTTACAGGCCATGTAGAGATATGTGATGTTGAGTTTGCATACCCTGCTCGGCCTGACATTAGGATCTTCAATGGCTTTTCCATCAATATTGAAGTGGGCAAATCAACGGCGTTGGTTGGACAGAGTGGATCCGGGAAATCAACCATAATTGGTTTAATTGAGCGTTTTTATGACCCCATAAGAGGGGTTGTCAAGGTTGATGGAAGAGATATAAGATTGTACCATTTAAGAACTTTGAGAAAATTTATTGCACTCGTGAGTCAAGAGCCAACGTTATTCGCTGGTAGTATACGTGAAAACATCATATATGGGGCTCCTGAGGAAGTTAGTGAATCAGAGATTGTTGAGGCTGCAAAAGCAGCTAACGCTCATGATTTTATAACGGTTTTAAAAGATGGGTTTGATACATGGTGCGGTGAGCGTGGTGTACAGCTCTCTGGGGGGCAAAAACAACGTATAGCTATAGCCAGGGCAATACTAAAAAACCCGACAATTTTATTACTAGACGAAGCAACTAGTGCACTAGATAGCCAATCAGAGAAATTGGTGCAGGACGCACTCGAGAGAATGATGGTGGGGCGGACTAGTGTGGTGGTCGCACATCGGTTGAGTACCATACAAAGTTGTGACACCATTGCAGTTTTGGAAAAAGGAAAGGTGTCCGAGATTGGAAACCATGGTTCGTTGCTAGCGAAAGGACCAACTGGAACTTACTACTCCTTGGTTAACCTTCAAAAGCCTGATTTTACCAATTATAGCATAGACTACTAA
- the LOC122604748 gene encoding ABC transporter B family member 15-like: MNKQITETNKKVSNGSFSSLFMHADRADMLLMVLGLVGAIGEGIGMPAMLIFTNNIMNSIGDASSLSTNDVFIDKINKNAVNLCYLAIANFVVCFFEGYCWSRTAERQASRLRSTYLKAVLRQEVAYFDLNVTGTADIITSVSSDSLIIQEVLSEKVPTFVMNVTTFIAAIFVAFILLWRLAIVGVPFILLIVIPGLIYGRVLMSLSRKIREEYNKADAVAEQAISSVRTVYSFVGERKTIRDYSAALQGTVKLGLKQGLAKGLVMGSNGVVYAVWAFLCWYGSRLVMYHGARGGTVWNVGAAIAIGGISFGSGLSTAKYLADAMAASERISEVIKRVPDIDSDSMEGQILQEVAGEVQFINVKFAYPSRPESVIFKNFNLRVPAGMTVALVGGSGFGKSTVIALLQRFYDPQDGEICVDGVRIDKLQIKWLRSQMGLVSQEPALFATTIKENILFGKEDATTEEVIEAAKVSNAHNFVSQLPQAYNTQVGERGVQISGGQKQRIAIARAIIKSPRILLLDEATSALDSESERVVQEALDRVAIGRTTIVIAHRLSTIRNADLIMVVQNGQVIESGSHNDLIQLEDGFYTSLVHLQETKQDVETLNLNPPKPPLISSTFDVHNTSSRRQSIVSRSSSATSANHRGEIVTLQVDKQFAVPSFKRLLATNLSEWKHALLGSVGAILCGAVQPVFSFSIGSMISVYFLADHDEIKRKTMIYTLCFAGLGVFSVLINIIQHYNFAAMGEYLTKRVREKMLSNILTFEIGWFDGDKNSSGAICSRLATDANLVRSLVGDRCSLLIQTISAMTVACTMGLVIAWRFALVLITIQPLIILCFYCRRVLLKNMSQKAMKSQDESSKLAAEAVSNLRTITSFSSQTRILKMLKETQKAPMRESIRQAWYAGLGLGFSQSLMGCTWALGYWYGGKLTSDGHLGANAFFQTFMILINTGRVIAEAGTMTNDLAKGSDAVKSVFAVLDHYTLIDPEDPDGMKPDFVTGHVEMCDVDFAYPARPDIRIFNGFSINIVAGKSTALVGQSGSGKSTIIGLIERFYDPMKGVVKVDGRDIRLYHLRTLRKFIALVSQEPTLFAGSIRENIIYGASGEVSESEIVEAAKAANAHDFITALKDGLDTWCGERGVQLSGGQKQRIAIARAILKNPTILLLDEATSALDSQSEKLVQEALERMMVGRTSVVVAHRLSTIQSCDTIAVLEKGKVVEIGNHGSLLAKGPTGAYYSLVNLQKPDSTNHSIEY, encoded by the exons ATGAATAAACAAATCACAGAAACAAATAAGAAGGTCAGCAATGGATCATTCAGCTCACTCTTCATGCATGCAGACCGTGCCGACATGCTTCTGATGGTTCTTGGACTAGTTGGTGCCATCGGCGAAGGAATTGGGATGCCGGCGATGTTAATTTTCACTAATAACATCATGAACAGCATTGGAGACGCATCGTCCTTATCTACAAATGATGTTTTCATTGACAAAATTAATAAG AATGCTGTAAATCTGTGTTACCTGGCAATTGCgaattttgttgtttgtttttttg AGGGGTATTGCTGGTCAAGAACAGCAGAGAGACAGGCATCAAGACTGAGGTCAACTTATTTGAAAGCGGTTTTAAGGCAAGAAGTAGCCTATTTTGACCTTAATGTTACAGGCACAGCTGATATTATAACTAGTGTTTCAAGTGATAGTCTCATCATTCAAGAAGTCTTAAGTGAAAAG GTCCCGACATTTGTGATGAACGTAACAACTTTCATTGCGGCTATTTTTGTTGCATTTATATTGTTATGGAGGCTAGCTATTGTTGGGGTTCCATTTATTTTACTTATAGTTATACCTGGTCTGATATATGGAAGGGTTTTAATGAGCTTATCAAGAAAGATCAGGGAAGAGTATAATAAGGCCGATGCAGTGGCAGAGCAGGCGATTTCTTCAGTAAGGACGGTTTATTCTTTTGTGGGTGAAAGGAAGACCATCAGAGACTACTCTGCTGCTCTGCAGGGGACAGTCAAGCTAGGTTTAAAGCAGGGATTGGCTAAAGGACTTGTAATGGGTAGTAATGGTGTTGTGTATGCTGTCTGGGCTTTCTTGTGTTGGTACGGTAGTAGATTGGTGATGTACCATGGAGCTAGAGGAGGCACAGTGTGGAATGTAGGAGCTGCAATTGCCATTGGTGGAAT ATCATTCGGGTCTGGATTATCCACTGCGAAGTACTTAGCAGATGCGATGGCTGCTAGCGAACGTATAAGCGAAGTGATCAAAAGAGTTCCAGATATTGATTCAGACAGCATGGAAGGGCAGATTTTACAGGAAGTAGCAGGTGAAGTCCAATTCATAAATGTAAAGTTTGCATACCCATCAAGGCCAGAATCAGTGATATTCAAGAACTTTAACTTAAGGGTTCCAGCGGGGATGACTGTTGCGTTGGTAGGTGGAAGTGGGTTTGGGAAATCAACAGTGATTGCGTTGCTGCAAAGGTTTTATGATCCTCAAGATGGAGAGATCTGTGTAGATGGAGTGAGGATTGATAAGCTTCAAATAAAATGGTTAAGATCGCAAATGGGTTTGGTAAGTCAAGAGCCTGCTCTATTCGCGACTACCATAAAAGAGAACATACTTTTTGGCAAGGAAGATGCTACAACGGAAGAAGTTATTGAAGCTGCAAAAGTTTCAAATGCTCATAACTTCGTCTCTCAGTTGCCCCAGGCTTATAATACCCAG GTTGGTGAAAGAGGAGTTCAAATATCGGGTGGGCAAAAGCAAAGAATTGCAATTGCCCGGGCAATAATCAAATCACCTCGCATCCTTCTCTTGGATGAGGCAACAAGTGCACTTGACTCGGAATCAGAGCGAGTTGTTCAAGAAGCACTTGATCGTGTGGCCATTGGCCGAACCACCATCGTCATAGCTCACCGCCTTTCCACTATTAGAAATGCAGATTTGATAATGGTAGTCCAGAATGGTCAGGTTATCGAGTCTGGCTCCCATAATGACCTTATTCAACTAGAAGACGGGTTTTACACATCACTCGTTCACCTTCAAGAAACCAAACAAGATGTTGAAACCCTGAATCTAAACCCACCAAAACCTCCATTGATCTCTTCAACATTTGATGTCCACAACACAAGCAGCCGTCGGCAGTCAATAGTGAGTCGGTCTAGCTCTGCAACATCAGCAAACCACAGAGGGGAAATCGTTACCTTACAGGTAGACAAACAATTTGCAGTGCCATCCTTTAAGAGGCTATTAGCAACAAACCTTTCTGAATGGAAGCATGCATTACTTGGGAGTGTGGGAGCAATTCTATGTGGTGCAGTTCAACCAGTTTTCTCTTTCTCAATTGGATCGATGATATCAGTCTATTTCTTGGCAGATCATGATGAAATAAAGAGGAAAACAATGATTTATACACTGTGCTTCGCAGGACTGGGAGTTTTCTCGGTTTTAATTAACATCATTCAGCATTACAACTTTGCGGCCATGGGTGAGTACTTGACAAAGAGAGTCCGAGAGAAGATGTTGTCGAACATACTCACCTTTGAAATTGGGTGGTTTGATGGGGATAAAAATTCGAGCGGAGCCATTTGTTCAAGGCTCGCTACTGATGCCAATTTG GTGAGATCTTTGGTGGGTGATCGATGCTCACTTCTAATTCAAACAATCTCTGCAATGACCGTTGCATGCACGATGGGGTTGGTGATCGCGTGGAGATTTGCATTGGTTCTGATAACGATTCAGCCACTTATAATCTTATGCTTTTATTGCAGACGGGTTCTGTTAAAGAACATGTCTCAAAAAGCCATGAAATCACAAGATGAAAGCAGTAAGCTCGCAGCAGAAGCTGTTTCAAATCTGCGAACTATCACTTCCTTTTCATCTCAAACACGAATCCTCAAAATGCTTAAAGAGACCCAAAAGGCGCCAATGCGTGAAAGCATCAGACAAGCTTGGTATGCTGGACTAGGGCTCGGTTTTTCTCAAAGCCTTATGGGTTGTACTTGGGCTCTAGGCTATTGGTATGGTGGGAAACTGACAAGTGATGGTCATCTTGGGGCAAATGCATTTTTCCAAACATTTATGATTTTAATAAACACAGGAAGAGTAATCGCAGAAGCTGGAACAATGACAAATGATCTGGCCAAAGGGTCTGATGCTGTCAAGTCAGTCTTTGCAGTACTTGACCATTACACGTTGATAGATCCTGAAGATCCTGATGGTATGAAGCCTGACTTCGTTACAGGCCATGTAGAGATGTGTGATGTTGACTTTGCATACCCTGCTCGGCCTGACATCAGGATCTTTAATGGGTTTTCCATCAATATTGTAGCTGGCAAATCAACGGCGTTGGTTGGGCAGAGTGGATCTGGGAAATCAACCATAATTGGGTTAATTGAGCGTTTTTATGACCCCATGAAAGGGGTTGTCAAAGTTGATGGAAGGGATATAAGATTGTACCATTTAAGAACTTTGAGAAAATTTATTGCACTCGTGAGTCAAGAGCCGACGTTATTCGCTGGTAGTATACGTGAAAACATCATATATGGGGCTTCCGGGGAAGTTAGTGAATCAGAGATTGTTGAGGCTGCAAAAGCAGCTAACGCTCATGATTTTATAACGGCTTTAAAAGATGGGCTTGATACATGGTGCGGTGAGCGTGGGGTACAGCTCTCTGGGGGGCAAAAACAACGTATCGCTATAGCCCGGGCAATACTAAAAAACCCGACAATATTATTACTAGACGAAGCAACTAGTGCACTAGATAGTCAATCGGAGAAATTGGTGCAAGAAGCACTCGAGAGAATGATGGTGGGGAGGACTAGTGTGGTGGTCGCACATCGGTTAAGTACCATTCAAAGTTGTGACACCATTGCAGTTTTGGAAAAAGGAAAGGTGGTCGAGATCGGAAACCATGGTTCGTTGCTAGCGAAAGGACCAACTGGAGCTTACTACTCCTTGGTTAATCTTCAAAAGCCTGATTCTACCAATCATAGTATAGAGTACTAA